The genomic stretch agtctgtaaaataaatttttcccagtgtattattaaataaataataaattgggTGTATTAGTCATAGGTAGTAGGTCCTTGAGCCTGATCAGCAACAGGTAGGACTGACAGTTTAGTCTTCTTGAAGACCAGTAAATGAACCATTGCTTTTATAATACATTGGTAAATAAGACATTGGTTAGGACCTTAGGGGGTTTATTACTTGATGCATCTCTAAATGCCTCATGTCCATGAGGCTTTGGGTAGCCTATGTGAGATCAGGTAGAACTGGTTTCCAGATATGCCACTTATACATGTTATTTTCTGTTCCTCTAGTTGGATTATCAGCACAAATGATATTTTTTAACTTGTAGACACGTGTCAGTAAATTTAGTTTAAAGACCTGGTTCTTCATTCTAATTTGAACTTTCTTTGggacatgaattaaaaaaaaacaaaaataaataaatatatgcttgatttattttattatctccCCCCCCCTGCAGTGCATAccttcagatatttatttatttatttaatttgaaagaTTATTAACAGAATCAAGGCAAGGCACAAACATTTCGTTTGGTAAAACAAAACTACAATACTTATTCTAAAATTGTTTCCCTGGAAACTCCAACTATACATTTTTCTTAATTCTATTCTGACATTTAAATAAGGTTTTTgtaatgatatattttttaaatttatgtacATTGCATTTTGTCTGCAGCAGCTACTCAGAaggatgaagaggaaaaaacagaagaaCCTGAACCTGACAAGAAAGAGCCGGCTCCTGTAGAAAAGAAACCCCCAGCAACAACTGTCTCCTCCAAAGGGAGCAAAAAGTCTCCAGGCACAAAGATGACCAAGCCTGTTCCGGTCTCTGCTCCCAAAGGCAAAACGAGCACTACGTCTTCAAGCAGTTCCAAAGACTTGAAAAAACATTCAACATTACAAGGCAAAATTGTCAAATCAAAAAAACCAGGGCCACCCCCACCTCCCATTCCAGTCTTTTCCACTTCTGGTCCTCCTGGATCAAGGCTCCATCCCACAGGAGCTTTGAGTGTTGGCAAGAGCACCTTCACCATCCCCAAAAAGCAGCCCCAGTCTGGGGCGAAGGAACCTGCGAGTTCTGGTTCCTCTACGGCCTCCAAGTTGCCTTCTGTGTCCGTGCCCTCTAGCTCCCAGACCCAGCCACCACCATCCAAGGCAGCACCACCAGCACCTCTCCCTCCACAAGCACCACCTAACAACCAGATGAGATCCAACATCCGTCGTTCACTAACtgacattttatacaaaagGTGAATGGAAAAACATATAGTGCCTCAGAATAAGGCATGTTTAACAAATATTTGCAAATGTGTGCATTAAGGTATTAATGAAAGTCCATTTCTATTTTATATCTGATTTTGAATAATAAGTATATGACATGACATTCTTAACTGTACTGTAGGGTAAGTGACAGCGATGACCTCTCCATGTCTGAGAGTGAGGTTGGCAAGCTGGCTGTCAGCATTGAGAAAGAAATGTTCAATCTGTACATGAACACAGACAGCAAGTACAAGAACAAGTACAGATCCCTAATGTTTAACCTGAAGGACCCAAAAAATAAGGTTGGTTAACAGTTCAAGTGAGAAccactatatttatttattttaaaaaatatttgtttaaataaataaaacagatgatGCATGTTGTTTgtctgctgtgtgcgtgtgttcaaCAGGGTTTGTTCTATCGTGTGATTGGTGGAGAGGTCAGCCCATTTCGCTTAGTGAGGCTCAGCCCCGAAGAATTGCTCTCCAAAGAGATTTCTGATTGGAGGAAAACTGGTACATCTGAGGTAATACTGCAACAATGATGCATCCGTAATGGATGAAGATGTATAGAaacttaagtgtgtgtgttccagctgGACATCCAAATACCCTCATAGaatttataatgtataaaatttgtgttttatattaagtcattttattttttatttccaagaTTCTGGACGCTAGTGGAAGGACACAACCAGGGTACTCCAAAGCTGGATCCAAACAGGACACCGCTCCTGCTGATGTTGACATGGAAGAAGCTCCTTCCATGTCTGATGGAGATGTATGTATCTCTGCTACTTCCCAATCTCCTCGCTTGGCTTCTGGGGCAGTAAGTGGTGGCTTTCTGGCTTTGGCTTTTTTAAATCCTCTGGCTTTgttcctttccttctttttgtTCCTTTCCTTCTGCACACTTGATTTGACCTTTTCTGCACATTTTTgcccttttttttgtattaactgtagttttattttgtgtttgtgaataaggaaaataattcaaaactttataaaactgctgaattattcattctatctctcttttcttaGGATCATCAGGACTCTCACCCCTCTTCAACAACTCCGAGTTCTGCTTCAACAGGAAAAAACAGCGGTGTCCCAGACATATTAAGTAATATGTTGAAAGACACCACGGCAGAACACAGAGCTCACCTGTTTGACCTTAACTGCAAGATTTGCACAGGTAGCGCCATATAAAGATAGACTGCATAAATCTGTTATGATTTGGAAGTTTCATTACTTTTTTCCATTATTTCTTTCAGGTCAGCGGTCAGCTGATGATGAGCCAGCAGCTAAAAAGCCCAAACTGTCACTTCCTAAAAAACAAGATCCACCTGAAAAACCCAAAGCAGAGCAACGACCCTCCAAGGTGCAAGCAGACCAATCTAACACCGGTTACTCTGTCAGCGATGTGTCTACTCCTCATCAACCAATTAGCATGGAAGACCAGAGCAGTACTGTGCCTGTTGTGCAAGCTCCTGTGGTCATGCCCACAGGTTCTTCTGTCACGATAAGCCGCCGCGACCCTCGTACTGCCAGCCACCGCTCTTCTACACCTCTCGCTCAGACTGAGCCTGATGTTAGTTTTCCTGTTGGGGCACCAGTCAGTGTGCCTATTGCCACCCCTATGCCCTCTGAAGCTCCTGTGGTGGACGTGAAGGGGCCGTTGCCGATGCCACCTCCGGCATCTCTGCCAAAACCTGTGATGCCGAAACAAGTCACATCAACAGAATCATGGCACTACGGGGCCAGTGCATCCAGGTAGTTTGTGTCAGAAGTTTCCACTGGTTTATaatattctcttttatttcagGATGCTTTTCCCCCCCAAATATGTCATTGTTCGTTGTAGCAGTTATGTTAACCTGTTGGCATAAATGTTCAAAAGTTCACAAAATCAAGAAAAGTTTAGttttggaaagttttttttttgaatgtcaCTGACAATTGATACAGATGGTCATTGAAGGGTTAAATCATAACTTAATGTCAGTGATGACTTGTGTATTTGTGCAGCATGGCTGAGCCGCCTCCTGAAGGCGAGACAGCTCTATTTCTCTCTGGACAAGAGATTATGTGGAAAGGATTTGTCAACATGCATACTGTTGCCAAGTTTGTCACAAAGGCCTACCTGGTCTCGGGATCCTTTGAGCATCTCAAGgaggtttgttttttgtaatttgCTGAATGTGTGAGTATAAGTCAGTAATGAATGTGAATTAGATGCTAAAGCCAGTATTTCTTCTTGGTTTTAGGACTTGCCCGATACCATTCACATTGGTGGTAGAATATCTCCACACACAGTTTGGGACTATGTTGGTAAACTGAAGACGTCACTGTCAAAAGTACGAGACTAATAcatactattattatatataattaagaaCGCATAACACGTTAAGActgataattaaaataattgcaAATTCTAAATGGTTTGTTTATTCACAGCATTTTTGTGGCCTGTTGCTTTTCAGGAACTTTGTCTTATTCGTTTCCATCCAGCAACTGAAGAGGAAGAAGTTGcgtatgtctctctgttttcGTATTTCAGCAGCCGAAAGAGGTTTGGCGTAGTAGCCAACAGCAACAAACGAATCAAAGACCTTTACCTCATTCCACTGAGCTCCAAGGATCCTCTGCCTGCTAAACTTTTACCTTTTGATGGACCAGGTAAGCttgtgcaaaaaaattaaactgcaTAACAGTGCATGTTTGCTCTCTTGAAGTATTTATTGAAAATTCAGGTGTGGTTTAATTTTCAGGTAAGTATGCTTCCAGTCCCTATGAATTGTGCCAGTTTAGTGCATAAAAAGAGGGTTTGTTCCATGATACCAATGCTTTCTGCAAAATtaactttttaaaacttttaaataagTTCTTATGATTGTTCCTTCTTTGTTGATATAATTGTTCCTTTTCCCTTTCTTGTAATCTGTATTGTCATTtgtgtgttcctaataaagcaCATTATGCATCCAAAATTGGTGCAATCCTAGATATTTGTCTCAGCCTTTTTTCTCATCTGTTTTGTCATGAATGTTTATTCAATGTTTAATCAGAGAAATTGATGTCAATTTTAGTGACGTTAGTTACCTGCATAAAACTATAATACAGTTTGTACACGGCAGACATGAAGGACTGTCTTTGGTTATTGAATGTATAAGCTCTTGATGTCATTTATTAATGCAGCTGAAACACCATGGTGTATATATGGTAAGTCAACCGCTGGATGCAGTTGTTGGAGAGACGTAACCCACCTgaaatacaaattttaatttCTGCATGACTGCTTATCCATATTTTCAGACTCTGATGCTCTTATCAAACAATGGACAACTGTTTTGACAACTGTAATTACATACAAGCAGAATGGCCTGCTATCTTCAATGATGGTGTCACTTGGGTTATTCCAAAGTATATATATGGAGCAACAGAAATTGTGTGCTAACAGATTGACTTGTAAAATACACAGTATTTATCCGATGATACGAACAGTATTTATCTATATTACTACCAGTGTCTGACAATACCAAAGGAATGCAGCCACCACTTTATCATATGTCTGATCTGTCGTTATTATGCATTCATTTCTATAACAATCATATACATTTAGTGTGTATTAAGGAACAAACCCTCTTTTTATGCTGGCAAGAGTTATGTACAGTGAAATATCTCATTGAACATTACCTAAAggctctttttgtttttaatatcaaCAGATACAGTCACTCTTTAATTTTTTGACaagttattttattgtgtttttacaggTCTCGAGCCTGCTCGTCCAAATCTTTTGCTTGGGCTGTTAATTTGTCAGAAAGACAAGAAACGTCCTGGAGCCCCTCTGGAAAGTGAGGAAAAACGTTCTAAAACGCAGCGAGATGATGAGACCGGCCTTCCAAAACCAATCGTCGTTAGTAAAACTGACAAAGCCATCCGTATCACTCAGGAGACCATAAGCACAACTCCTCCTGGAACTCCGCCCCCTGTCAGCAGTTCAGAGTCATCGGTTGGTCAGCTTCCATCAGTGTTTTCAATCTTGTCCTCTGTCAAGGCACCTGGTGCAGGCAGTAATTCCCCTTCAATTACGGCTACCCCAGCAGTTCCTGCCACATCTGCCACACCCCTTCAAACCATCCTGAAGACTTTGTTTGGGAAGAAAAAGGATTCTGATGCTTCTCAGTCCCCTTCAGATCGTAGTTCAACAGATATGTCTGTTCCTCTGCTGGATCCGATAGTTGAGCAGTTTGGCATTACAAAAGGTAAAAAAGTGGATGAGCAAGAGGACGATAGACCATATGACCCAGAAGAAGAATATGATCCCAGTATTTCATATGGTAAAGAAAAGCTGAATGAGTCTTTGGTCCCTAAAAGCATCACACAACCAGAAGTCAAATCTGGTGTGGTAGATGATATTGCATATGACCCTGAAGATGACTCCATTTTTGAGGAGGTCAAGGGTGACCCAGGTTCCAAGAAGCAACCAGAGGAACCGGAACAGCAAATACCCGATGCTGCATCTATCTTAGCCAACAGTCAGTTGCTTCAACTTGGTAAAAAGGTTGAGCAGTTGGTTGCAAAAAGCACAGCTACTATTCCAGTTATTAATCAGAAAAGGGATCCCAGGCAGAGTAGGGACCCTAGACAAGTGGCTGCTAGTCAGAGGCTAAACTCAGATGATTCTGTAGAGAAGGAAGAGACTGCGGTTATGTctactattattactagtaCTTTGAGTAATGCTATAGCTGCTCCTACTATGATGACAGACAACCCTCCCCTTGACATTGCTGGAATACTAGACACATTAACATCACAGCAGCCTAAAGACTTAGACACTCCATTACAAGATTCCTTAAAAAAAGAACCTTCAGAACAAGGTGCAACCATTGATGTGCTGCCATCACAAGGTCATGCAAATGTTGACTCGGACCTATCACATACGACTGATGCTGTGTTTGAGTCATCCAAGCCTGAAGAGGAATCAAACAGTGAAGAGGTACCTTTCCTAGATGCAGATAGCACAGAAATACCActtttaggggaaaaaatagaCCCTGAACTAGTAGAAAGTTACTTAGACACAGAATCTAAAGAAAGTCCAAAAGAAAATGATGTGCAGTTTgaatcagaaaacaaaagctTTGAAGAAATTTGGCCTAATTCTGCaaccattttaaaaaaagagccTTCTGTTGGAGATTCAACGGAGTCTTCTACAACGACATATTACAACATTACAACAATCAGTACACCGATAACGTCTATGGGGAGGCCACAGGATGTGACACAAGTGAGTTCATCTTATATGGATTCGCATAGCTCTCATATGTCACACATCCCTGGACCAAATTCACAAAGTGATTACCGTGGCCCTTCAGACATTCCACCTCCAATGTCCTTCCCACTGCCAGTTGGACCTCCACCTGTTCTTGGTCCACCACCAATGACCGTTCCACCCCCCATGCATATCCCACCGCCAATATCAGGGCCGCCTCCCATTTCAGGACTACCTCCAATGCAGATGCCGCCACCAATGCAAGGCCCACCTCTAACACATGGGGAAAATGACCTGCCACAATATCCACCACCTGGTCCTTATGCAGCTTTTCAGAATCAGTGGGGAAGCAGTCCACAGTTTGATGGTTCAAGGGGCCCACCACCTCCAATGGTTACACCGAGAGGGCTCCCACCATCAGTCCCACCAATGGGCCAAAGAGGACCTCCACctcaaatatttaataacaatGTGCCCCCACATCATATAGGTCCCCGAGTACCACCCCCTGGTCCTCTGCCACCTGGCCCACCACTCCCTCATTTTGATGGACAAAGATTCAATGGGCCACCTCCACCTTTCAATTTCCCTGGACCTCGAGGCCCACCTCCACCATTTGCGGGCCCTCCTCTTGGTCATTTTGAGAGCAGAGCACCACCACCATCTCACTTTCCTGGGCCAAGGGGTCCACCTCTTCTTAACAGCTTAGGGGATCCTGGACCACTGACTAACATCTCAAGAGGGCCTGCTGACAGCGATAGTGGAAGTTCTTATCAGCCAGTGATTGAGCAACCCCAGGGACAGACAGCCTCACACAATTACAGAGACAATCAGGGACCCTCACATGGTCCTCTGTTTAGGGGACCCCCACCAAACCACTTTGATGGACGAAGAGGCCCACCTGGTTCTGCAGGAGATATATCAGGGCACAGATTTCCCCCACCAAATCAATTTCGTGGTTCACCTCAGGATAGAGTATCCTTTGAAGAACCAAGAGGAGGGTTATCTCAAGACTTGGAAAGACACAGGGGCCCTGCCCCTCAGCATTTTGGAGGGCCGAGAGCTCCACCACCAGGACACTACTCTGATAATGATTCTGGAGGTCAGACATCACGTTACCAGCTAAATGATAATCTGAATGACATAAGACCTGTAAGGGGGCCTCTGTTGCCTACTCCACCTGAAGGTCCCATCCCAGTACCAGGCCGCTTGGGTGGTCATAGCCCAGAGTCCCATCGTGATGACCACTGGAGAAGACACTCCCCTGAAATGAGAAGACGGAGCACCTCCAACAGAGATGGTACCGAACCACAGGACAGGTCAAGTCGGTTTGACAGTGGTCCCCGTGACCGAGATGGCCCATCTGAAGAAAGGCAGCGAGATGTGTCTGAGGACAGGAGAAGGGACAGAGATCGGGAAGGGCTGCATGGAGGCCGATCATGGGGCTGGAGCAGAGACCGTGAATGGGAGCGTGGTAGGGAGAGAGACCGTGatagagatagggagagagaccATAGTAGAGATAGggaaagagacagggagagagaccaCAGTAGAGATAGGGaaagagatagggagagagaccACAGTAGAGATAGGGATAGAGACAGGGATCGGGACCGCAGTAGGGaaagggaaagggagagagagcgtAGCAGGGAGAGAGACCGCAGTAGAGGTAGAGACACTGATCGGCACAGAGATGGCGATGGGGACAAGAGGAGGGATCGTGAACGGGATCGGGATAGAGAGCGTGGCAGGGAGAGGGAATCCGACAGGAAGGACCATGACCGAGACAGAGGAAAGAACAGAGAACGGGATAGAGACCGTGACCGGGAAAGTAGAGACAAACGGCGAGAGCGCTCAAGAAGCCGTGAACGGGACCGTggcagagatagagagagaagagagcgggacagagagagggagaaggacaAGGACAGGGATAAGGACAGGGATAAAGACCGGGATAAAGACCGGGAGAAGGACAAGGACAGGAAACAAAGGAGCCGTAGCAAAGACAAAAAGgatgagaaaaaagagagactcGAGACCTCAAGAGACACTGAGAAGTCTACTGATAATGAAGTCATGTCCtaagttttctttttcctaCAATGGTCATGACATTCTTCATATTTCACTAGCTTTGGTACATGGAATTTCCAAATGGATTTGCATGTTTGTGAAACTATTATACATTCGTAATtcggtgatttttttttttttttaatttttttttgctgcttccATGACACATTTTGTGCTCTTGGTTACATTCAAGGACACTgattttgtgaatttcatttaaaGATGTAATTAGTGGAATAATGTCATGCCATGTTACCCATCACCtggtaaaatgttttaaaagttaaaaaaaaaaaaaaagacatgtaaatatgtatttgtgtatatacatacatgtggtttttaactgttttttctAGTAGAGAAGTGAAGCCATATAGCTTACAAGGATTAATGTAAGAGGGATAAACTGGCCTTGAGGTCTCTGTATGGCAAAACTTGTTTAGCAGTCAATAGATATGCCTGCAGGCTGTCGTCAGTCAGATGTTCTGTAAGCTTTATcaggttttgtttattaaacccctCTTTGTACAAGATTGGCATatctgtgatttttaaaaaaaaaaaatatataatttacattCTGTATGCTGCtaaatgtaaacagtgtgtttgtgtttgtcattattattactactacacATCTGTTGGTTTGACACTTCCACCTTGTGGCTGAAAAAGAGAATGACAACCTGCGTGTAGAAGCTGGTTAATGATCAAACTCATTGTAATCAGGCATTGGTGACTACTGAGGCCACAAAGGCACTTGACTTAAACTGCAGTTAAAGTGCTAAATGTTagctttatttacaattattattcAGTCATACATATAGATTTTCAACCTTTTCTGCTAGTTTTCTTAAGGTAGTTTTGTGTATCTGCTTGAACTATAATCCAATATAAACTGGTTATTCTGAAATTAAAAAGATTAACATAGCTTTTTCTTATTGGCTAGAATTAAATTTTTCATTGACCTTTTAGTGGgatgaagtaaaataaacaaattatgaaTGAATAGTCACTTTAAAAACATCTCTTAACCTTTCATCAACcaacaaatataaatgtttatgattCTTGTATGTTGGACAATAC from Tachysurus fulvidraco isolate hzauxx_2018 chromosome 2, HZAU_PFXX_2.0, whole genome shotgun sequence encodes the following:
- the dido1 gene encoding death-inducer obliterator 1 isoform X4, producing the protein MEEIVSPELAQTSKPESSQDLDSSSQAAVAEEEKDNKIDTGESDAAQENQVEDSEKSAKNSNVLKKTWGFRRTTIAKRDMAGETAGITDSPGAPVRRSGRQAKRTDKLEEFLVTVKRGRGAVRRSAPAYLESGDPPSDSASEASLDRNTECKVTESKTPSPVRRTRGRGRGRASPKAITDMVDSASDEDSSENEEGTLKETQEQHEIETGVEDDTKGEAIKEMQQEELQKDDDDETNKEEVPANTRPLRSPLKSGTKREPKPKASAGKEKDVDEEEDDETSSSSSESDNDGYDPNALYCICRQKHNKRFMICCDRCEEWFHGDCVGITEARGRLMERNGEDYVCPNCTSRKAQNSKPSTSPSGAETGKRPATPTAGRKADPNPGLLSQANVQTPSTAAFPAASATPAAEEKTGEEVGIKGRIEKAANPSGKKKIKIFQPVMATAEESSLPKCIGPGCERDALPDSVYCGNDCILKHAAAAMKTITTDNRETKPKEKPKPKILKKPTVVSTVKNSGPERRSSRRSPDPSSKTQEDSLESEGNEAEDEEDEEDRVAEEHPPPPAMSSWSSDHNYIAVAPEKTTAISPTVLNKASATQKDEEEKTEEPEPDKKEPAPVEKKPPATTVSSKGSKKSPGTKMTKPVPVSAPKGKTSTTSSSSSKDLKKHSTLQGKIVKSKKPGPPPPPIPVFSTSGPPGSRLHPTGALSVGKSTFTIPKKQPQSGAKEPASSGSSTASKLPSVSVPSSSQTQPPPSKAAPPAPLPPQAPPNNQMRSNIRRSLTDILYKRVSDSDDLSMSESEVGKLAVSIEKEMFNLYMNTDSKYKNKYRSLMFNLKDPKNKGLFYRVIGGEVSPFRLVRLSPEELLSKEISDWRKTGTSEILDASGRTQPGYSKAGSKQDTAPADVDMEEAPSMSDGDDHQDSHPSSTTPSSASTGKNSGVPDILSNMLKDTTAEHRAHLFDLNCKICTGQRSADDEPAAKKPKLSLPKKQDPPEKPKAEQRPSKVQADQSNTGYSVSDVSTPHQPISMEDQSSTVPVVQAPVVMPTGSSVTISRRDPRTASHRSSTPLAQTEPDVSFPVGAPVSVPIATPMPSEAPVVDVKGPLPMPPPASLPKPVMPKQVTSTESWHYGASASSMAEPPPEGETALFLSGQEIMWKGFVNMHTVAKFVTKAYLVSGSFEHLKEDLPDTIHIGGRISPHTVWDYVGKLKTSLSKELCLIRFHPATEEEEVAYVSLFSYFSSRKRFGVVANSNKRIKDLYLIPLSSKDPLPAKLLPFDGPGLEPARPNLLLGLLICQKDKKRPGAPLESEEKRSKTQRDDETGLPKPIVVSKTDKAIRITQETISTTPPGTPPPVSSSESSVGQLPSVFSILSSVKAPGAGSNSPSITATPAVPATSATPLQTILKTLFGKKKDSDASQSPSDRSSTDMSVPLLDPIVEQFGITKGKKVDEQEDDRPYDPEEEYDPSISYGKEKLNESLVPKSITQPEVKSGVVDDIAYDPEDDSIFEEVKGDPGSKKQPEEPEQQIPDAASILANSQLLQLGKKVEQLVAKSTATIPVINQKRDPRQSRDPRQVAASQRLNSDDSVEKEETAVMSTIITSTLSNAIAAPTMMTDNPPLDIAGILDTLTSQQPKDLDTPLQDSLKKEPSEQGATIDVLPSQGHANVDSDLSHTTDAVFESSKPEEESNSEEVPFLDADSTEIPLLGEKIDPELVESYLDTESKESPKENDVQFESENKSFEEIWPNSATILKKEPSVGDSTESSTTTYYNITTISTPITSMGRPQDVTQVSSSYMDSHSSHMSHIPGPNSQSDYRGPSDIPPPMSFPLPVGPPPVLGPPPMTVPPPMHIPPPISGPPPISGLPPMQMPPPMQGPPLTHGENDLPQYPPPGPYAAFQNQWGSSPQFDGSRGPPPPMVTPRGLPPSVPPMGQRGPPPQIFNNNVPPHHIGPRVPPPGPLPPGPPLPHFDGQRFNGPPPPFNFPGPRGPPPPFAGPPLGHFESRAPPPSHFPGPRGPPLLNSLGDPGPLTNISRGPADSDSGSSYQPVIEQPQGQTASHNYRDNQGPSHGPLFRGPPPNHFDGRRGPPGSAGDISGHRFPPPNQFRGSPQDRVSFEEPRGGLSQDLERHRGPAPQHFGGPRAPPPGHYSDNDSGGQTSRYQLNDNLNDIRPVRGPLLPTPPEGPIPVPGRLGGHSPESHRDDHWRRHSPEMRRRSTSNRDGTEPQDRSSRFDSGPRDRDGPSEERQRDVSEDRRRDRDREGLHGGRSWGWSRDREWERGRERDRDRDRERDHSRDRERDRERDHSRDRERDRERDHSRDRDRDRDRDRSRERERERERSRERDRSRGRDTDRHRDGDGDKRRDRERDRDRERGRERESDRKDHDRDRGKNRERDRDRDRESRDKRRERSRSRERDRGRDRERRERDREREKDKDRDKDRDKDRDKDREKDKDRKQRSRSKDKKDEKKERLETSRDTEKSTDNEVMS
- the dido1 gene encoding death-inducer obliterator 1 isoform X1 gives rise to the protein MEEIVSPELAQTSKPESSQDLDSSSQAAVAEEEKDNKIDTGESDAAQENQVEDSEKSAKNSNVLKKTWGFRRTTIAKRDMAGETAGITDSPGAPVRRSGRQAKRTDKLEEFLVTVKRGRGAVRRSAPAYLESGDPPSDSASEASLDRNTECKVTESKTPSPVRRTRGRGRGRASPKAITDMVDSASDEDSSENEEGTLKETQEQHEIETGVEDDTKGEAIKEMQQEELQKDDDDETNKEEVPANTRPLRSPLKSGTKREPKPKASAGKEKDVDEEEDDETSSSSSESDNDGYDPNALYCICRQKHNKRFMICCDRCEEWFHGDCVGITEARGRLMERNGEDYVCPNCTSRKAQNSKPSTSPSGAETGKRPATPTAGRKADPNPGLLSQANVQTPSTAAFPAASATPAAEEKTGEEVGIKGRIEKAANPSGKKKIKIFQPVMATAEESSLPKCIGPGCERDALPDSVYCGNDCILKHAAAAMKTITTDNRETKPKEKPKPKILKKPTVVSTVKNSGPERRSSRRSPDPSSKTQEDSLESEGNEAEDEEDEEDRVAEEHPPPPAMSSWSSDHNYIAVAPEKTTAISPTVLNKASATQKDEEEKTEEPEPDKKEPAPVEKKPPATTVSSKGSKKSPGTKMTKPVPVSAPKGKTSTTSSSSSKDLKKHSTLQGKIVKSKKPGPPPPPIPVFSTSGPPGSRLHPTGALSVGKSTFTIPKKQPQSGAKEPASSGSSTASKLPSVSVPSSSQTQPPPSKAAPPAPLPPQAPPNNQMRSNIRRSLTDILYKRVSDSDDLSMSESEVGKLAVSIEKEMFNLYMNTDSKYKNKYRSLMFNLKDPKNKGLFYRVIGGEVSPFRLVRLSPEELLSKEISDWRKTGTSEILDASGRTQPGYSKAGSKQDTAPADVDMEEAPSMSDGDVCISATSQSPRLASGADHQDSHPSSTTPSSASTGKNSGVPDILSNMLKDTTAEHRAHLFDLNCKICTGQRSADDEPAAKKPKLSLPKKQDPPEKPKAEQRPSKVQADQSNTGYSVSDVSTPHQPISMEDQSSTVPVVQAPVVMPTGSSVTISRRDPRTASHRSSTPLAQTEPDVSFPVGAPVSVPIATPMPSEAPVVDVKGPLPMPPPASLPKPVMPKQVTSTESWHYGASASSMAEPPPEGETALFLSGQEIMWKGFVNMHTVAKFVTKAYLVSGSFEHLKEDLPDTIHIGGRISPHTVWDYVGKLKTSLSKELCLIRFHPATEEEEVAYVSLFSYFSSRKRFGVVANSNKRIKDLYLIPLSSKDPLPAKLLPFDGPGLEPARPNLLLGLLICQKDKKRPGAPLESEEKRSKTQRDDETGLPKPIVVSKTDKAIRITQETISTTPPGTPPPVSSSESSVGQLPSVFSILSSVKAPGAGSNSPSITATPAVPATSATPLQTILKTLFGKKKDSDASQSPSDRSSTDMSVPLLDPIVEQFGITKGKKVDEQEDDRPYDPEEEYDPSISYGKEKLNESLVPKSITQPEVKSGVVDDIAYDPEDDSIFEEVKGDPGSKKQPEEPEQQIPDAASILANSQLLQLGKKVEQLVAKSTATIPVINQKRDPRQSRDPRQVAASQRLNSDDSVEKEETAVMSTIITSTLSNAIAAPTMMTDNPPLDIAGILDTLTSQQPKDLDTPLQDSLKKEPSEQGATIDVLPSQGHANVDSDLSHTTDAVFESSKPEEESNSEEVPFLDADSTEIPLLGEKIDPELVESYLDTESKESPKENDVQFESENKSFEEIWPNSATILKKEPSVGDSTESSTTTYYNITTISTPITSMGRPQDVTQVSSSYMDSHSSHMSHIPGPNSQSDYRGPSDIPPPMSFPLPVGPPPVLGPPPMTVPPPMHIPPPISGPPPISGLPPMQMPPPMQGPPLTHGENDLPQYPPPGPYAAFQNQWGSSPQFDGSRGPPPPMVTPRGLPPSVPPMGQRGPPPQIFNNNVPPHHIGPRVPPPGPLPPGPPLPHFDGQRFNGPPPPFNFPGPRGPPPPFAGPPLGHFESRAPPPSHFPGPRGPPLLNSLGDPGPLTNISRGPADSDSGSSYQPVIEQPQGQTASHNYRDNQGPSHGPLFRGPPPNHFDGRRGPPGSAGDISGHRFPPPNQFRGSPQDRVSFEEPRGGLSQDLERHRGPAPQHFGGPRAPPPGHYSDNDSGGQTSRYQLNDNLNDIRPVRGPLLPTPPEGPIPVPGRLGGHSPESHRDDHWRRHSPEMRRRSTSNRDGTEPQDRSSRFDSGPRDRDGPSEERQRDVSEDRRRDRDREGLHGGRSWGWSRDREWERGRERDRDRDRERDHSRDRERDRERDHSRDRERDRERDHSRDRDRDRDRDRSRERERERERSRERDRSRGRDTDRHRDGDGDKRRDRERDRDRERGRERESDRKDHDRDRGKNRERDRDRDRESRDKRRERSRSRERDRGRDRERRERDREREKDKDRDKDRDKDRDKDREKDKDRKQRSRSKDKKDEKKERLETSRDTEKSTDNEVMS